The proteins below are encoded in one region of Streptomyces sp. NBC_00490:
- a CDS encoding type II toxin-antitoxin system Rv0910 family toxin, producing the protein MAEVSAEARIEAPAEKVWAQLTDWPAYGEWNATHTSFPQGGPTALEVGATFQENMKLMGFPAEVEWTIEELEPARVLAIRGKGPMAVTVANRYTLTPDGDATTVRIDGEFTGAAVALMAGKLKDSATAALDESLRKLAGLVT; encoded by the coding sequence ATGGCCGAAGTCAGCGCCGAGGCACGCATCGAGGCACCGGCCGAGAAGGTGTGGGCGCAGCTCACGGACTGGCCCGCGTACGGGGAGTGGAACGCCACCCACACCAGCTTCCCGCAGGGCGGCCCCACGGCCCTCGAAGTGGGCGCCACGTTCCAGGAGAACATGAAGCTGATGGGCTTCCCGGCCGAGGTCGAGTGGACCATCGAGGAGCTGGAGCCGGCCCGGGTGCTGGCCATCCGCGGCAAGGGCCCGATGGCGGTGACCGTCGCCAACCGCTACACCCTCACCCCGGACGGCGACGCGACGACGGTCCGTATCGACGGCGAGTTCACGGGCGCCGCGGTGGCGCTGATGGCGGGCAAGCTCAAGGACTCGGCGACGGCCGCGCTCGACGAGTCGCTGCGCAAGCTGGCCGGGCTGGTGACCTGA
- a CDS encoding PadR family transcriptional regulator: MRSHGFERGHGGPGPRGGRGGFDGRRGAFGPFGPGGPGGFGGPGFGGPGPWGPRGRGGPRGRARRGDVRASILALLKDRPMHGYEMIQEIAERSGGAWKPSPGSVYPTLQLLEDEGLIASESEGGKKLFALTEAGRTAAEEGPDAPWEEASRGVDFEALNEIRQAGFGLMEAFGQVWKTGSKEQREKALAVITDARKKLYLILADED, encoded by the coding sequence ATGCGTTCCCATGGATTCGAACGTGGACACGGTGGACCCGGCCCGCGCGGCGGCCGAGGCGGCTTCGACGGACGGCGTGGTGCCTTCGGCCCCTTCGGGCCGGGCGGCCCCGGTGGTTTCGGCGGACCCGGCTTCGGCGGCCCGGGCCCCTGGGGGCCTCGAGGGCGTGGCGGACCGAGGGGGAGGGCGCGGCGCGGCGATGTACGTGCGTCGATCCTGGCCCTGCTCAAGGACCGGCCCATGCACGGGTACGAGATGATCCAGGAGATCGCCGAACGCAGCGGCGGGGCGTGGAAGCCCAGCCCGGGTTCGGTGTACCCCACCCTTCAGCTGCTGGAGGACGAGGGCCTGATCGCCAGCGAGAGCGAGGGCGGCAAGAAGCTGTTCGCGCTCACCGAGGCGGGCCGCACCGCGGCCGAGGAGGGCCCGGACGCGCCCTGGGAGGAAGCCTCCCGCGGCGTCGACTTCGAGGCGCTGAACGAGATCCGTCAGGCCGGGTTCGGGCTGATGGAGGCTTTCGGCCAGGTCTGGAAGACCGGCAGCAAGGAGCAGCGCGAGAAGGCCCTCGCGGTCATCACCGATGCCCGCAAGAAGCTGTACCTGATCCTCGCCGACGAGGACTGA